The following proteins come from a genomic window of Chionomys nivalis chromosome 9, mChiNiv1.1, whole genome shotgun sequence:
- the Emc4 gene encoding ER membrane protein complex subunit 4 isoform X1, with the protein MTTQGGLVANRGRRFKWAIELSGPGGGSRGRSDRGSGQGDSLYPVGYLDKQVPDTSVQETDRILVEKRCWDIALGPLKQIPMNLFIMYMAGNTISIFPTMMVCMMAWRPIQALMAISATFKMLESSSQKFLQGLVYLIGNLMGLALAVYKCQSMGLLPTHASDWLAFIEPPERMEFSGGGLLL; encoded by the exons ATGACGACCCAGGGGGGCCTGGTGGCCAACCGAGGCCGGCGGTTCAAGTGGGCCATTGAGCTGAGCGGACCTGGAGGAGGCAGCAG GGGCCGCAGTGACCGGGGCAGTGGACAGGGAGACTCACTCTATCCTGTCGGTTATTTGGACAAGCAGGTGCCTGATACCAGCGTGCAAGAGACAGACCGGATCCTGGTGGAGAAG CGCTGCTGGGACATCGCCCTGGGTCCCCTCAAACAGATTCCTATGAACCTCTTCATAATGTACATGGCAGGCAATACCATCTCCATCTTCCCTACTATGATGGTGTGTATGATGGCCTGGCGACCCATCCAAGCACTGATGGCCATTTCAGCCA CTTTCAAGATGCTGGAGAGTTCAAGTCAGAAATTCCTTCAAGGATTGGTCTATCTCATTGGAAACCTGATGGGTTTGGCATTGGCTGTTTACAAGTGCCAGTCCATGGGACTGTTGCCTACACACGCATCAGATTGGCTAGCCTTTATTGAGCCCCCTGAG agaATGGAGTTCAGTGGTGGAGGATTACTTTTGTGA
- the Emc4 gene encoding ER membrane protein complex subunit 4 isoform X3, producing the protein MTTQGGLVANRGRRFKWAIELSGPGGGSRGRSDRGSGQGDSLYPVGYLDKQVPDTSVQETDRILVEKVQRQYHLHLPYYDGVYDGLATHPSTDGHFSHFQDAGEFKSEIPSRIGLSHWKPDGFGIGCLQVPVHGTVAYTRIRLASLY; encoded by the exons ATGACGACCCAGGGGGGCCTGGTGGCCAACCGAGGCCGGCGGTTCAAGTGGGCCATTGAGCTGAGCGGACCTGGAGGAGGCAGCAG GGGCCGCAGTGACCGGGGCAGTGGACAGGGAGACTCACTCTATCCTGTCGGTTATTTGGACAAGCAGGTGCCTGATACCAGCGTGCAAGAGACAGACCGGATCCTGGTGGAGAAGGTACAGAG GCAATACCATCTCCATCTTCCCTACTATGATGGTGTGTATGATGGCCTGGCGACCCATCCAAGCACTGATGGCCATTTCAGCCA CTTTCAAGATGCTGGAGAGTTCAAGTCAGAAATTCCTTCAAGGATTGGTCTATCTCATTGGAAACCTGATGGGTTTGGCATTGGCTGTTTACAAGTGCCAGTCCATGGGACTGTTGCCTACACACGCATCAGATTGGCTAGCCTTTATTGA
- the Emc4 gene encoding ER membrane protein complex subunit 4 isoform X2, which produces MNLFIMYMAGNTISIFPTMMVCMMAWRPIQALMAISATFKMLESSSQKFLQGLVYLIGNLMGLALAVYKCQSMGLLPTHASDWLAFIEPPERMEFSGGGLLL; this is translated from the exons ATGAACCTCTTCATAATGTACATGGCAGGCAATACCATCTCCATCTTCCCTACTATGATGGTGTGTATGATGGCCTGGCGACCCATCCAAGCACTGATGGCCATTTCAGCCA CTTTCAAGATGCTGGAGAGTTCAAGTCAGAAATTCCTTCAAGGATTGGTCTATCTCATTGGAAACCTGATGGGTTTGGCATTGGCTGTTTACAAGTGCCAGTCCATGGGACTGTTGCCTACACACGCATCAGATTGGCTAGCCTTTATTGAGCCCCCTGAG agaATGGAGTTCAGTGGTGGAGGATTACTTTTGTGA